One genomic window of Euzebya rosea includes the following:
- a CDS encoding phytoene desaturase family protein, with product MTDAVVVGSGPNGLAAAVTLATAGVTVRVLEAADTIGGGVRSSELTVPGLLHDECSGFHPLAVDTAFSRSVDLAAHGLTWRWPEVQYSHPLDGGRGAAAYRSVDDTADGLGVDGGAWRRLFGPLVDRFDRIAEDFLQPMLHVPAHPFALGRFGLRAAPSVQLLASRLSTQEARALWAGAGAHGMRPFGHPLSAAIGAALATAAHRYGWPVAEGGSQAIATAMRSVIEAHGGTIETGVRVESLEELGSPDLTVLDVAPGAVVRMAGDRLPLRVARAYRRYRHGPGAFKVEYAVEGGVPWSHEPTRRAGTVHVIGDFEETAAAEQAVHRGRMPERPFVLLGQQSLADPGRARGDLHPVYAYAHTPHGWTGDATEAITAQVERFAPGFRDRVVATHVRSTTQMSVHNPNYVGGDIVTGANTPWQLVFRPRVTLDPYATGIPGVYLCSAATPPGAGAHGMCGFHAARSALDWLRGQ from the coding sequence ATGACCGACGCCGTGGTGGTGGGCAGCGGGCCGAACGGCCTGGCTGCCGCCGTCACGCTGGCCACCGCCGGCGTGACGGTCAGGGTGCTGGAGGCAGCCGACACGATCGGCGGCGGGGTGCGCAGCAGCGAGCTGACGGTCCCCGGGCTGCTGCACGACGAGTGCAGCGGCTTCCATCCCCTGGCCGTCGACACCGCCTTCAGCCGGTCGGTGGACCTTGCCGCCCACGGCCTGACCTGGCGGTGGCCCGAGGTCCAGTACAGCCATCCCCTGGACGGGGGGAGGGGGGCGGCGGCGTACCGCTCGGTGGACGACACCGCCGACGGGCTCGGCGTCGACGGCGGCGCGTGGCGTCGGCTGTTCGGTCCGCTGGTCGACCGGTTCGACCGGATCGCCGAGGACTTCCTCCAGCCGATGCTGCACGTCCCCGCCCATCCGTTCGCGCTCGGTCGCTTCGGCCTGCGCGCCGCCCCGTCGGTGCAGCTGCTCGCGTCGCGGTTGTCCACCCAGGAGGCCCGGGCCCTGTGGGCCGGAGCCGGCGCGCACGGGATGCGCCCGTTCGGCCACCCCCTGTCGGCGGCCATCGGGGCGGCCCTCGCGACGGCCGCACATCGGTACGGGTGGCCGGTGGCAGAGGGAGGGTCACAGGCCATCGCCACGGCCATGCGGTCCGTCATCGAGGCGCACGGCGGGACCATCGAGACCGGCGTCCGCGTCGAGTCGCTGGAGGAGCTCGGCAGCCCCGACCTGACGGTGCTGGACGTGGCCCCGGGGGCGGTCGTGCGGATGGCCGGCGATCGCCTGCCGTTGCGGGTGGCCCGGGCGTACCGGCGGTACCGCCACGGCCCGGGGGCGTTCAAGGTCGAGTACGCGGTGGAGGGTGGGGTGCCGTGGAGCCACGAACCGACCCGGCGGGCCGGCACCGTGCACGTCATCGGGGACTTCGAGGAGACGGCGGCCGCGGAGCAGGCCGTGCACCGCGGTCGGATGCCCGAGCGGCCGTTCGTGCTGCTCGGCCAGCAGTCCCTCGCCGACCCGGGACGAGCCCGGGGCGACCTGCACCCCGTCTACGCCTACGCGCACACGCCGCACGGGTGGACCGGCGACGCCACCGAGGCGATCACCGCCCAGGTCGAGCGGTTCGCGCCCGGCTTCCGCGACCGCGTCGTCGCCACGCACGTCCGGTCGACGACGCAGATGTCGGTGCACAACCCCAACTACGTCGGCGGCGACATCGTCACGGGAGCCAACACGCCATGGCAGCTGGTCTTCCGCCCCCGGGTCACGCTGGACCCCTACGCCACCGGCATCCCCGGGGTGTACCTCTGCTCGGCGGCAACTCCGCCCGGCGCCGGCGCCCACGGCATGTGTGGCTTCCACGCCGCCCGGTCGGCGCTGGACTGGCTTCGCGGTCAGTGA
- a CDS encoding DUF3556 domain-containing protein, with translation MGFRTADMPPVDPAEYESMPFMDRMRMLATHWVEYGFGGPKQMHMLYVYKLLFYVVAGVLVVGATTPGLSLVDLGGWWGEPIVYEKLIVWTLLFEVTGYASSSGPLAFKFAPFTGGWRYWTRRNTLRLPPWPDKVPFTAGDHRTVVDVTLYGAILVVLVGLLVAPGTQDNAFPGTDAGLIHPMGLLAYVVLICVMGLRDRVVYLAARSEQYVAILFFFAVLSSPVDMILAAKIAMVTIWMGAGVSKFGHHFTSVVPPMMSNTPWITSTAFKRKLYRSFPDDLRPSRLAWAFAHIGGTVVELCLPVVLLFSTNSTVTWLAIAGMILFHVFITSTFPLAVPLEWNVFFMFATAWLFAGFPAGEGYAIGDVSSPLVLTAIAVAFLSMPILGNLRPDLVSFLPSMRQYAGNWASATWAFRGDAAEDKLNQHLVKANANQVDQLAAAYGKEVAEIFMQKAMAWRTMHSQGRALMSLMMRHLDRLENYRIREGEFTCTTLIGWQFGDAHLHNEQTITAVQKRCGFEPGECIIVWIESQPIHRKRLEYKVIDAAVGVVERGHYHPADAVDEQPWLPNGPIPHTVTWRRDGYVPSGEWAHPSARATVGA, from the coding sequence ATGGGATTCAGGACCGCAGACATGCCGCCGGTGGACCCGGCGGAGTACGAGTCGATGCCGTTCATGGACCGCATGCGCATGCTGGCGACGCACTGGGTCGAGTACGGCTTCGGCGGCCCGAAGCAGATGCACATGCTGTACGTGTACAAGCTGTTGTTCTACGTGGTCGCCGGGGTGCTGGTCGTCGGGGCCACCACGCCGGGCCTGTCGCTGGTCGACCTCGGGGGCTGGTGGGGCGAACCGATCGTGTACGAGAAGCTGATCGTCTGGACCCTGCTGTTCGAGGTCACGGGCTACGCCTCGTCGTCGGGACCGCTGGCGTTCAAGTTCGCGCCGTTCACCGGCGGCTGGCGCTACTGGACCCGACGCAACACCCTTCGGCTGCCCCCGTGGCCGGACAAGGTGCCCTTCACCGCCGGTGACCACCGCACCGTCGTCGACGTCACCCTCTACGGCGCGATCCTGGTGGTGCTGGTCGGCCTGCTGGTGGCGCCCGGAACCCAGGACAACGCCTTCCCCGGGACCGACGCCGGCCTGATCCACCCGATGGGCCTGCTGGCCTACGTCGTGCTCATCTGCGTCATGGGCCTGCGTGACCGGGTGGTCTACCTGGCCGCCCGCTCCGAGCAGTACGTCGCGATCCTGTTCTTCTTCGCCGTCCTGTCCAGCCCCGTCGACATGATCCTGGCCGCGAAGATCGCGATGGTCACCATCTGGATGGGCGCCGGGGTGTCGAAGTTCGGCCACCACTTCACCTCCGTGGTTCCCCCGATGATGAGCAACACGCCCTGGATCACCTCCACGGCCTTCAAGCGCAAGCTCTACCGGAGCTTCCCCGACGACCTGCGCCCGTCACGACTCGCCTGGGCGTTCGCCCACATCGGCGGCACGGTCGTCGAGCTGTGCCTGCCGGTCGTGCTGCTGTTCTCGACCAACTCCACGGTCACCTGGCTGGCCATCGCGGGGATGATCCTCTTCCACGTCTTCATCACCTCCACCTTCCCGCTCGCCGTGCCGCTGGAGTGGAACGTCTTCTTCATGTTCGCCACCGCCTGGTTGTTCGCCGGCTTCCCGGCGGGGGAGGGGTACGCGATCGGTGACGTCAGCTCCCCGCTGGTGCTGACGGCCATCGCCGTGGCGTTCCTGTCCATGCCCATCCTCGGCAACCTGCGTCCCGACCTGGTCAGCTTCCTGCCGTCCATGCGGCAGTATGCCGGCAACTGGGCGTCGGCCACATGGGCCTTCCGGGGGGATGCGGCCGAGGACAAGCTCAACCAGCACCTGGTCAAGGCCAACGCCAACCAGGTCGACCAGCTGGCCGCCGCTTACGGCAAGGAGGTCGCGGAGATCTTCATGCAGAAGGCGATGGCCTGGCGGACCATGCACAGCCAGGGCCGGGCGCTGATGTCGCTGATGATGCGTCACCTCGACCGGCTGGAGAACTACCGCATCCGCGAGGGCGAGTTCACCTGCACGACCCTCATCGGCTGGCAGTTCGGGGATGCGCACCTGCACAACGAGCAGACGATCACCGCCGTCCAGAAGCGCTGCGGCTTCGAGCCGGGGGAGTGCATCATCGTGTGGATCGAGTCCCAGCCGATCCATCGCAAGCGGCTGGAGTACAAGGTCATCGACGCGGCCGTCGGTGTCGTCGAGCGCGGGCACTACCACCCGGCCGACGCCGTCGACGAGCAGCCGTGGCTGCCGAACGGGCCGATCCCCCACACCGTCACCTGGCGCCGCGACGGGTACGTGCCGAGCGGCGAGTGGGCCCACCCGTCGGCTCGTGCGACGGTGGGGGCATGA